Part of the Besnoitia besnoiti strain Bb-Ger1 chromosome Unknown contig00015, whole genome shotgun sequence genome is shown below.
AGAGTTCTTTGTGTTCACTCTTTCTTCGCATGGAGCTGGCGCAGGAATGCGTAGCAAGTCGTgtttctcttcgcttctctcgaTATCTCTGCAGCGTGGACCGAAACAAATACAAGATTCAAATTCCGTTGCCGCCAAAGATCGACCCCACCGTCACCATGATGACAGTCGAAGAGGTGAGGTTCATCTCCTCTTTTGTCACTTCATCTTTCTCCACGTCTGTCGCGGGGGAGCCTCGTCTTCCCCACGAtcactctctctctttgttggtcatgtctccgcctcgtgtTTCAGTCGactttcttttttcttttgtGTGCCGGGGTAGTGTCTGTTTTCAAAGCAGTGTCTCCCCTCGTTTTGCCTGACTGTCCCTCTGCTCCTTCTACCTCCACAAGAAAAGAACGAGCatctttctgcttctcggGGTTGGATTTTTTGTTGGCTCGCTGCGCAAGGCCGTCTGTGCCCGTCTGTCTGAGCTggtttcttttttttcccgTTTTTCACCACACCTGCGACtgtttccttctcgctgTTGTTCCGCGTGTGGCGCAGAAACCGGACGTGACTTACAATGACGTCGGCGGTGCGAAGGAGCAGCTCGAGAAGCTCCGCGAAGTCTTGGAGCTCCCATTGCTGCACCCAgagcgcttcctcgccctcggtATCGACCCTCCGAAGGGTGTCCTCCTCTACGGGCCGCCCGGCACCGGAAAGACTCtcacggcgcgcgcggtcgccaaTCGAACAGACGCCTGCTTCATCTGCGTCATCGGCTCTGAACTCGTCCAGAAGTGAGGCTTCGCTTCGCCAGACGCTAAACTATACATTTACATATGTAAAGattcatatacatatagtatgtatgtatatatatattcatatacactacatacatatatttatgtaaGTGTGCATATGTATGTGCTTGGGTTGGCTTCTTTCTTCACTGCCTCTTGGAGGAGCGCGGTTTGCTTCGTGGTCGCTGGAGTGCGTCAAAAGTGTGTGATGAAAGTTCAATTTTCCACTGTCTTCGGGTTCAACACTggtgcctcttcgcctcttctgcgtccccctcccccccggcATGCAAGCATGAGCGtgcgccgaaggaggcgcctgcatgcagcaTCAATTTTTGAGGGGTTGATACGTGGTGCGGCATGTGCAGAGAGACGGGGGTCGCGCGAATGCGTGGAACGGCGTTggtgcgcgcggctcggtttttctcttcagaTACGTCGGTGAAGGCGCCCGCATGGTTCGCGAGCTCTTTCAGATggcgcggagtcgccgcgcgtgcaTCTTGTTTATCGACGAAGTCGACGCGatcggcggcagccgaggcggggagggcgaggggaACGCGCACGGGGATCACGAAGTGCAGCGAACGATGCTCGGTAAGAAGCGCCTCCATATTTTTTTTTGCGAGGGTTTCTGGGGCGGCGGATCGGGTGTCGCGCCTGTTGTCGGggctcgttttctcttttttgtctctaagggcgcgcgcgagtcgcggcCAACTCGAGGAGGGtcacagaagagacaggcagcgcagcgcgagtCTGCAGGAGTCCCCTGCGTCCGCGGTCTCCCCTCTCTGGGGCGGAGTCGCAAGCGTTTGTCGCACATTTGTTTTGTAAATCGAGGCGCGTggcttctctcgcctgcggctcttcaGAAATCGTCAACCAGCTGGACGGCTTTGAAGCGCGTGGCAACATCAAGGTGCTGATGGCGACGAATCGACCCGACACTCTCGAtcccgcgctgctgcgcccggGCCGCCTCGACCGAAAAATCGAATTCGGTCTCCCAGATCTGGAGGTGCGTCCAGGGGAGGTGGATGCCGCATATTTTTAGAGAGAGAAGTTTTTTCTGCACGTCGCGTGTCTGAGACTGCCGCGATGATATGGCGCGGCGACacgtcgcgggcgctgcagctcgtccgcttggctttttttttttgcgcgcGCTTCCGCTGGAGGCGCCTCTTCGAAGGGGCGATTTCTGCACTCGCGCCTCGGTGTCTGTCGGGTGCCTCGAACTTCTTCAGGGCAGGACGCACATCTTCAAGATCCACGCGAAGACGCTGAGCGTCGACCGCAACATCCGCTACGAGCTCcttgcgcgcctctgccccAATAGCACAGGCGCCGATATCCGCTCAGTCTGCACCGAGGCGGGAATCTTGGCCATtcgcgcgagaaagaaggtGAGAAAATCATGGAAAAAGCCGACAGGGACTAGCTTGCTTTTCCGCCTGTGGACAAAGGCGCGCTCTGCCGTCGGGTGCGCCAGTCGTGTTTTTTAACTGCTTCAGTCTAGTCGTCGTTTCTCTCCGTTGCATACGACACCACCTTCCAAGCGTGTGGCCTACTCCCTTGCGACGCTTTGGTGTCTTTTTTTAGTCTTTTTTTCCCTTGATGGATCTGTCTCACGAGAGTGGGGTCTCCCCTCGCTTGCGGCGCTCGTACGCCTTACGCAGTCCGCagggctgccgctggcgcagcgtTTTTTCAGCGCTTCTCTTCGAAACGCCGAAGCAGCTTGACGTTTCTCTCTTTGTCTTCGTGCGTGATCTCCAGAGCATCAGCGAGAAGAACTTCATCGACGCGATCAACCGAGTCATTAAGGGCTACAAGAAGTTCAGTGCCACGGCCAAGTACATGGTATACAACTGAGGAGCCCAGACGAGTTTTCATTCCTCTTCCGTCTTCACATggagcgcgtcgctgcgctccATGTGCGTTGTTCCCCGGGTTGTGTCCTTTGGCCTTTTCGCTCTAGCCACGTTCTCACCGTGTCCCTTCATCAGAGGTCTCGTGTCCAGGTGCGGTGCGTGGGCTTGCGGCGGGTAGCGTGacgtcttcttttctcgaTTTGTTTTTTCTGGTTCTGTTtttgcctcgcgcgtctaTCGACTTCCTGCTTCGAAGGCCGCGTGTCGGTCGGGGGCCGAgtgagaggagagcgcgctCGGCGGTGCTGGCTGTCTCCCACTCTAAGATTCTGTCGCAACTCGTCAGCGAGAAAAACCTTTCACGCGAAAGAAAATCAAAGTCTGTCTGGCGTTCCAGAAACGCAGAACGCGAAGGGGCGTTCCTTcgtggcgcggcgtctggagAGGACTCTTTGCGTAATCCTGCTTCTTCAGTGGGCGCACGAATCTCTCGCGCATCCttgccgcttctcgcgctcgttGGCTGCCCCTTTCGGGGATCGTTTCCTTCTCACTCCCCGTTTTTCTCCGGCTGACTGTGCCGTTCTGCCGCTTCTGTATCGCGCGCATGTCGGCAACCTCCcctctcctgcctctctctaGGTCTTCCCCGTACGCTTCgtttctgcatgcgtgcctCGACGATGCGTCTCTATGAGTCACAATTCTTCTTTGCCCCTTGCTAGTTGCGCCGAAAGCTTAAGACAGTCACTTCAGTGCGCCAGTGTCCTACCTGCGAGCTCTATAGAGCTTGGCCTCAGGCTCGAGTTTCGCTAGCGAAGCGAAGCTAGCAAAGGCATGCCTAAAACccgagaagaaaagcagGCGCGTCCACTACGGGGGGGAACGGCACATCACTGTTTGTTGTGTGGAAACCTGGAAAAGTCTGTCTGCATGTTTGCGCCTAATAAActaaaaaagaaaaaaccgcGACCACACGCACGGGTAGTCGCTTCGGAGATCCGAAATGGCGCGCAAGGCGTAAGCCTTGTATCCGAATGTGGAAGTGTCCTCGtgagcgacgacgcccgaggacgcgaggagacaccacAGCCAACGCAGATCCCAAGTGGCTTCTCAGAAGCGACCCGCTGCGTCATCACGGCCCTCGATGCCTCAGACACGTCTCGACACGAACACTTTGGCGCGGCGAATGTCGCTCTCTCGATTTCCCTTGGCAGCCTCTCGAATCTCTTCCGCCCTTTCCGCTCCAAGTCTGAGACCTCGTTCTCACACTACCTCTTcctgtcttctttcttctttcctcgccctcctctcttctctcagCTTTCACGCACGAGAAGAATGTCGAGGACGTAGGGGCCAACGGCGACTTCTTTGTCGACGTCCCAGTTTCCCTCTCTGAGCCTCGCGTcacccgctgctgcctcgtcgcaATGTCCTTCGAGGGTTTGCCTTCGCTGTGCGTCTTCCGTGGAGTCGCCTTCGTGCCCGTCTGACGTCGCGCTgcgttcgcgctgcgcctgaacgagctgcagcgcgggctgcagcgaggagaaaacTTGCCGATGGAAATTCGAAGTGTGAGGCGTCGCATCGCCTGTCGGGACCTGGCGGTGAGCGAAGAgcgtcttcgcggcctcctccgcgagcgccaaGCGCCGATACAAATCTGAGCTGCGTGGCTCCCCAtccgcgtcctctgtctCGGGTCTTAGTGGGATATCCAGGCACATTTCGTCGTCTGGGACTTCCCTGCTTCCTTGCGACGCTGCATATGaggcctctggcgcctcgattcgcgtctctcccccgcccgaagtcttctctgcgtcatCGGACTCGTTAgctccgcgtctccccgcctcctcgttgcatgcgtcctcctcttccgtgCGTCTTTTGTGCCATATGATGGCGGCGGGGCTTCTCTGCTCACGGGATGTATGCGTTTCCTTGTCGTTTCCCTCCCCTCGGACCTCGCTGCTTCCTTCCTCCCTGCCCTGGTCGCGGACTTCCGTCTCATTTCCTTCGCGGTCtggctcgctcgcgtctccccgctggtggcgcggccgctgcagcctcccCCACAGGCGCATCTGGTTTTTTCGTGTCAGTTTTTCCTTCAGTTTCGCATCCCGCGTCTCTTGctttcgctgccgctcttcggttcgctctctcgcgtgctTCGCCCATTCCTCGCGcagtcgcggcgacgccccccGTGCCGCCTCGAAGAAgtcgtcggcggcctgccTCGACGGGCTCCtcggccgctcgcggcggtctgcggcctcgcgcgcaagcgcctcTCTCAacttcgcctcttcctcgGGGCGGACAAGgagcgtctgctgcagaagggcctgcagcgcgagcacGCTGCACGCGCGGTTTCCGTCGAGAGGACTTCGAGTCTCTGCAgactccgcctccgcgcggaaAACCGGCGAGTAGAGTCCCTTCGTGCCGTAAGTCCCccggcctgcgtcgccccaGAGGAGCCCCGACGTCGATAGCAGAGTCAGCATGTGCACCTCccgaagctgcgcgagcggcagccgcgacaggaaacgcgcgacagactcgcgcgggacgcgcgcggtggcgccaggcggcgcctccgcgccgcgcaggtgcgcatacagcagcagagagagcagcgTTTGGCGGCACAGTCGCGCAGCCGTCGCGAGACGCACGTCGGCGACGTCGGCCTCTTCTTGAGCGTCTGCCCAGCAGCCAGCGGTCCCAACGTCTCCCTCTTCGAGGCGGCTAGGCCGTTGGCCTGCGCGAGACTCGTGAGGCaggaggcctccgccccgctcgtcgcgcgccttgTCGCCTCTGCTGAGGGCAGTCGCAGCTTCGCCGGTGCCTCTCACGGCTCGGTCTCGAAGCGCCGCATCTGCGCCGTAGGGCTCTGCGCCGTTCGGGTCGCGCGCAGCCAgtcgctggaggccgcgcgcctgcggcgtcagCGCAGGATCAGCGTCAGCCCACTGCGGCTCAGGCCGCGTGGGCAGCTGCCCTGGCACGCCGCGACAGAGGGGAGAAAATAGTattttctccgccgcgggcgcgccacgcgacgcgaaagacgcgagcgacggtgagggaggcgagaagggcgcgaaCCCTGGATaagacagaggagagaaagaggaggaggcggaggctgctgcagaagagacgcCAAACGAAGCGG
Proteins encoded:
- a CDS encoding putative 26S proteasome regulatory subunit 7 (encoded by transcript BESB_028390), producing MSNEKKNEAEAGQPAAAEATEAPKGDKKKDDKRRNSMDDEEPKKTIPLDDADINILKSYGLSPYTFAIKRVDSDIKTLTEKITKLCGVRESDTGLCPPSQWDLAADKQLMQEQPLQVARCTKIIYPGDEEPKYIINVKQIAKFVVGLGEKVAAMDIEEGMRVGVDRNKYKIQIPLPPKIDPTVTMMTVEEKPDVTYNDVGGAKEQLEKLREVLELPLLHPERFLALGIDPPKGVLLYGPPGTGKTLTARAVANRTDACFICVIGSELVQKYVGEGARMVRELFQMARSRRACILFIDEVDAIGGSRGGEGEGNAHGDHEVQRTMLEIVNQLDGFEARGNIKVLMATNRPDTLDPALLRPGRLDRKIEFGLPDLEGRTHIFKIHAKTLSVDRNIRYELLARLCPNSTGADIRSVCTEAGILAIRARKKSISEKNFIDAINRVIKGYKKFSATAKYMVYN